DNA from Mycobacterium bourgelatii:
AGGCGGGCTTTCCCAGCACGCGACCGCTGGATTACCTGCCCGGCATTCTGCTGTTGGTCACGGTGGGCTTGCTGGGTAAGTACGCCCAGGTCTGGTGGAACTCCCTTGCCCGGCACCAACATTGGATGGCGCCAGATATCGAGTACGTGTTGTGGGCGATCGTGATCGGACTGCTGATCACCAATACGGTTGGGCTGCACAGGGTGTTCCGCCCCGGCGTGCTGACCTACGAATCCTGGCTCAAGGTCGGGATCGTCTTGCTCGGCTCCCGGTTTCTGCTCGGCGACATCGCCAAGCTCGGTGGCGCCAGCCTGGTCCAGATCCTGGTCGACATGACGATCGCGGGCACGATCATCCTGCTCGCCGCCCGGGCCTTCGGGTTATCGGGCAAGCTGGGTTCGTTGCTGGCGATTGGCACCTCGATATGCGGTGTGTCGGCCATCATCGCCGCGAAAGGCGCGATTCGGGCCCGCAATTCCGACGTCAGCTACGCCATCGCGGCGATCCTGGCGCTCGGCGCGGTGGGGTTGTTCACGTTGCCGTGGTTGGGGCATGTGATCGGGCTCAGCGATTACGAATTCGGCCTATGGGCGGGTCTGTCGGTGGACAACACCGCGGAGACGACCGCTACCGGCTATCTGTTCTCCGATCACGCCGGCAAGATCGCCGTGCTGGTGAAGTCCGTCCGGAATGCGTTAATCGGTTTCGTGGTACTGGGTTTCGCGCTGTTCTGGGCCGCGCGCGGGCAGGCGGACGAGGTCGCGCCCGGCGTGCGCGCCAAGGCCGGGTTCATCTGGCGCAAGTTCCCGAAGTTCGTGCTCGGCTTCTTGGCGGTCTCAGCCGTCACGACGCTGCATTGGTTGAGCAAGGGCCAGACCGCGAACTTGGCCAACGTGTCGAAGTGGGCGTTCCTGCTGACCTTCGCCGGTGTCGGCCTCAACACCGACATCCGCCAGATCGCCCGCACCGGTTGGCGCCCGCTGGTAGTAGCCGTCATCGGGTTGACGGTCGTCGCAGTGGTCTCGTTGGGCATTGTGTTGCTGACGTCGCGGGTCTTCCATTGGGGCGTCAGCGTCTGATTGCTCGTCGCCGCTACAGGTCCAACACGATTCGCAGTGCGGCGTCGACGCGGCGCAGATCCCCCGCGCTGAGCGCGCAGCGGGAAGACCTCACCACGCCCGCAGCGTCTCCATATCGCGAAGCACCTGCGTGGCCTCGACGCGGTCGGATTCGTCAGCAGCCAGTGCCTCCGCCTCAGCACGGATGGTCGCGGCGGCCTTGCGGCGTGCGGCCTCGATGAGGGCTGCACGCAGGGTAAGGCAACTCGTAGCACGACACCCCCGCGCGTAGGGTTCCTATATGAACAGAACTTTCGTCGTCACGTTGGCGCTCGGGGTGATCGTCGCACTGTTCGGTCTGATCTGGGCGCTGCAAGGATTCGGCGTGCTGCAGGGCAGCCCGATGAGCAACACGACGACCTGGTCGATCATCGGTCCGATCACCTCGCTGATCGGCATTGCGCTCGCGGTCTTCAGCTGGCGCAAAATCTCGGCGAAGTAGCGCCCTACGCCTCTGCCACGGTGAAGTTCACCGTGTGCCAGCCAGTCGCGCCGTCGGGGGTGGGTGGAGCCTGGTCTGACGTTTGTACGGCTCCGCTGTTGTCGATGGCACGCACGGTAATGCTCTGACTCCCAGGGGTTTTCGCCTCCCAGGGCAAGCTCCACAACCGCCAGGTGTCGTTGGAATAGCTCGCGCCCAACTGGGCCGGCTGCCACTCGCCATCGCCGATGCGAACCTCCACGGCCCGCACGCCGCGGTTCTGCGCCCAGGCGACACCGCCGAACACCACCGGGCCCGACGGCACCCGTTGACCCCGTTTGGGCACGTCGATGCGCGACTCGGTCTTGATGGGTGCCTGTGCCGCCCAGCCATAACGCGTCCAGTACGCCTTGGCCCTGTCGAAGCGGGTCAGCTCCAGATCGACGACCCACTTGGTGGCCGACACGTAGCCGTAGAGGCCGGGCACCACCAGCCGGGCCGGGTAACCATGTTCGACGGGCAGCGGCTGGCCGTTGAGGCCGATCGCCAAGAGCGCCGCACGGCCGTCGGTGAGTGTCTCGACGGGCGTGCCGGCGGTGAACCCGTCGATCGACTTCGACAGGACCATGTCGGCGTCGTGGTGCACGCCAGCCACCGCCAGCAGGTCCGCTAGCCGGTAGCCGGTCCAGATCCCTGTCGAAATAAGGTTGCCCCCAATGGGATTCGACACACAGGTCAGCGTCGTCACCGATTCGACCACCTCGAAGCGCTCCAAATCGGCGAAACTGTGAGTTGTTTCGCGGTCCACCAGGCCGTGGATGCGCAGCCGCCAGTCACCGCGGCTGAGTTGGGGAGTCGCCAGCGCGGTGTCCACCCGGTAGAAGTCCGCCGCGGGAGTGATAAAGCTCGGCAGTTCAACGCCCTTCGGCTGGACCTCGGGAGGTATCGGTGGCGCGGGCGTTCGCGGTGGGGGAAGCG
Protein-coding regions in this window:
- a CDS encoding YeiH family protein → MNIVSTATTEPVESEEAGFPSTRPLDYLPGILLLVTVGLLGKYAQVWWNSLARHQHWMAPDIEYVLWAIVIGLLITNTVGLHRVFRPGVLTYESWLKVGIVLLGSRFLLGDIAKLGGASLVQILVDMTIAGTIILLAARAFGLSGKLGSLLAIGTSICGVSAIIAAKGAIRARNSDVSYAIAAILALGAVGLFTLPWLGHVIGLSDYEFGLWAGLSVDNTAETTATGYLFSDHAGKIAVLVKSVRNALIGFVVLGFALFWAARGQADEVAPGVRAKAGFIWRKFPKFVLGFLAVSAVTTLHWLSKGQTANLANVSKWAFLLTFAGVGLNTDIRQIARTGWRPLVVAVIGLTVVAVVSLGIVLLTSRVFHWGVSV
- a CDS encoding molybdopterin-dependent oxidoreductase, with protein sequence MIAGVAAAAVALGVAQLVGIPFGARADARAAVGSVVVDLTPGPVKEWAIQTLGTMDKLFLAVAMLIVIAAIAAVAGSFETRRRPVGSVAIAAAGALGCAAVLSRQGATAVDTIPTIVGAACGVAALRWLIRRLEPASLGSEDSDGSEDSEDGADDDRDARRRSLLTLGLLGIGVVSGVAGAVITRMVHSVAGDRTNFALPPPRTPAPPIPPEVQPKGVELPSFITPAADFYRVDTALATPQLSRGDWRLRIHGLVDRETTHSFADLERFEVVESVTTLTCVSNPIGGNLISTGIWTGYRLADLLAVAGVHHDADMVLSKSIDGFTAGTPVETLTDGRAALLAIGLNGQPLPVEHGYPARLVVPGLYGYVSATKWVVDLELTRFDRAKAYWTRYGWAAQAPIKTESRIDVPKRGQRVPSGPVVFGGVAWAQNRGVRAVEVRIGDGEWQPAQLGASYSNDTWRLWSLPWEAKTPGSQSITVRAIDNSGAVQTSDQAPPTPDGATGWHTVNFTVAEA